The proteins below are encoded in one region of Pseudomonas putida S13.1.2:
- a CDS encoding class 1 fructose-bisphosphatase: MSRVTLSRYLIEQTRSNNTPADLRFLIEVVARACKEISHHVSKGALGGVLGSMGTENVQGEVQKKLDVISNDILLEANEWGGHLAGMASEEMDNAYQIPGKYPKGAYLLVFDPLDGSSNIDVNVSVGTIFSVLRCPNQYLSQNESLNEEAFLQPGTEQVAAGYAIYGPQTMLILTLGNGVKGFTLDRELGSFVLTHENIQVPATTAEFAINMSNQRHWEAPVQRYVGELLAGETGPLKKNYNMRWIASMVADVHRILTRGGLFMYPRDAREPSKPGKLRLMYEANPMSFIIEQAGGASTNGYDRILDIKPESLHQRVSVILGSKEEVERVTAYHKE; this comes from the coding sequence ATGTCCCGCGTTACCCTGAGTCGCTATCTGATTGAGCAGACCCGCAGCAACAATACCCCTGCCGATCTGCGCTTCCTGATCGAAGTGGTGGCGCGTGCGTGCAAGGAAATCAGCCATCACGTGTCCAAAGGCGCCCTCGGCGGCGTGCTGGGCAGCATGGGCACTGAAAACGTGCAGGGCGAAGTCCAGAAGAAACTGGACGTGATTTCCAACGATATCCTGCTCGAAGCCAACGAGTGGGGCGGCCACCTGGCCGGCATGGCTTCCGAAGAAATGGACAACGCCTACCAGATCCCGGGCAAATACCCGAAAGGCGCGTACCTGCTGGTCTTCGACCCACTGGACGGTTCGTCGAACATCGACGTCAACGTCTCGGTCGGCACCATCTTCTCGGTGCTGCGTTGCCCTAACCAGTACCTGAGCCAGAACGAAAGCCTCAACGAAGAAGCCTTCCTGCAGCCAGGCACCGAGCAGGTCGCCGCCGGTTACGCCATCTACGGCCCGCAGACCATGCTGATCCTGACCCTGGGCAACGGCGTCAAGGGCTTCACCCTGGACCGCGAACTGGGCAGCTTCGTGCTGACCCACGAAAACATCCAGGTGCCGGCGACCACCGCCGAATTCGCCATCAACATGTCCAACCAGCGTCACTGGGAAGCCCCGGTACAACGCTACGTGGGCGAACTGCTGGCCGGCGAAACCGGCCCGCTGAAAAAGAACTACAACATGCGCTGGATCGCCTCGATGGTGGCCGACGTGCACCGCATCCTGACCCGTGGCGGCCTGTTCATGTACCCACGTGACGCCCGCGAGCCAAGCAAGCCGGGCAAGCTGCGCCTGATGTACGAAGCCAACCCGATGTCGTTCATCATCGAACAGGCAGGCGGCGCCTCTACCAACGGTTACGATCGCATCCTCGACATCAAGCCAGAAAGCCTGCACCAGCGCGTGTCGGTGATCCTTGGCTCGAAGGAAGAGGTAGAGCGCGTCACCGCCTACCACAAGGAGTAA
- a CDS encoding DUF924 family protein — translation MLAPWQPLLEWWFGWGTSAQAVADEKSTLWFGKHHDADAHALFGDLVEHALAGGLEEWQQSPQGWLGLLILLDQLPRMIYRDTPRAFEGDRRAQVVAMQGLQKGWDYQLLPIQRVFVLLVLEHAEVLDWQNLCVERYQLLLDEQPEASRRLFEGFLDYAEQHQRVIARFGRFPHRNLVLERPSTSEEMDFLLEPGSRF, via the coding sequence ATGCTCGCACCTTGGCAGCCGTTGCTGGAATGGTGGTTCGGTTGGGGCACCAGTGCCCAGGCCGTGGCTGACGAGAAGAGCACGCTGTGGTTCGGCAAGCATCACGATGCCGATGCCCATGCGCTGTTTGGCGACCTGGTCGAGCACGCCCTGGCGGGCGGGCTCGAAGAGTGGCAGCAAAGCCCGCAGGGCTGGCTGGGCCTGCTGATTCTGCTGGACCAGTTGCCGCGCATGATCTACCGCGACACGCCGCGCGCCTTCGAGGGCGACCGGCGTGCCCAGGTGGTGGCCATGCAGGGCCTGCAGAAGGGCTGGGACTACCAGCTGCTGCCGATCCAGCGTGTGTTCGTGCTGCTGGTGCTGGAGCATGCCGAGGTGCTGGACTGGCAGAACCTGTGTGTCGAGCGTTATCAGTTGTTGCTGGACGAGCAGCCCGAAGCCAGCCGGCGGCTGTTCGAAGGCTTCCTGGACTATGCCGAGCAGCACCAGCGGGTGATTGCCCGGTTTGGGCGTTTCCCGCACCGCAACCTGGTGCTGGAGCGGCCGAGCACCAGCGAAGAAATGGACTTTTTGCTGGAGCCTGGGTCCAGATTCTGA
- the bamE gene encoding outer membrane protein assembly factor BamE domain-containing protein — MSLRSLALLSLCVVLTACSKINQENYSKIKAGMNKAEVEQLLGTPTECSGALGMSSCTWGDEKSFISVQYAADKVLMYSGQGLK; from the coding sequence ATGTCGTTGCGTTCCCTCGCCCTGTTGTCGTTGTGCGTCGTCCTGACTGCGTGCAGCAAGATCAACCAGGAAAACTATTCCAAGATCAAGGCCGGTATGAACAAGGCCGAGGTCGAGCAGCTGCTCGGCACGCCGACCGAGTGTTCTGGCGCGCTGGGCATGAGCAGCTGCACCTGGGGGGACGAGAAGAGCTTCATCAGCGTGCAGTACGCGGCTGACAAGGTGCTGATGTATTCAGGGCAGGGCCTCAAATGA
- a CDS encoding lipocalin family protein has protein sequence MRRLYLLMGVCLALLLGGCAGSVHDPLAPKTAGNVDLKRYQGKWFELARLPMRYQTGCEQSEAHYNLKPDGTYGVLNRCRTMGDEWLRAEGHASIQEPGHTDKLWVEFDNWFTKLVPGVARGEYWILYVDDRYRTAVVGSPDRKYLWILSRTPTLPAWEREHLLAKARQQGYDTSRLIWRASDQQIVKMH, from the coding sequence ATGAGGCGGCTGTACCTGCTGATGGGGGTATGCCTGGCGTTGCTGCTGGGCGGTTGTGCAGGCTCCGTGCACGACCCGCTGGCGCCGAAGACCGCTGGCAACGTCGACCTCAAGCGCTACCAGGGCAAATGGTTCGAGCTGGCGCGCCTGCCCATGCGCTACCAGACCGGCTGCGAGCAGTCCGAGGCGCACTACAACCTCAAGCCTGATGGCACGTATGGTGTGCTCAACCGCTGCCGCACCATGGGTGATGAGTGGCTGCGTGCCGAGGGGCACGCAAGCATCCAGGAGCCGGGGCACACCGACAAGCTGTGGGTAGAGTTCGATAACTGGTTCACCAAGCTGGTGCCTGGCGTGGCGCGGGGCGAATACTGGATCCTGTACGTGGACGATCGCTACCGCACGGCAGTGGTCGGCAGCCCGGACCGCAAGTACCTGTGGATATTGTCGCGTACGCCGACGCTGCCGGCCTGGGAGCGCGAGCACCTGCTGGCCAAGGCACGCCAGCAGGGGTATGACACCAGCCGGCTGATCTGGCGGGCGTCGGATCAGCAAATCGTAAAAATGCACTGA
- a CDS encoding formimidoylglutamate deiminase — translation MSAYFAERALLPTGWASHVRIEVASDGHVTRIEPGASAEGAERLAGPLLPGMPNLHSHAFQRAMAGLAEVAGNPNDSFWTWRDLMYRLVGQITPEQLQVIARQLYIEMLKAGYTSVAEFHYVHHDQAGKAYADPAELSRRISAAAADSGIGLTLLPVLYSHAGFGGQAPNDGQRRFINTTEQYLQLQAQLAPLLAPQPAQHLGLCFHSLRAVTPGQIAEVLAASDKHCPVHIHIAEQQKEVDDCLAWSGLRPLQWLYEHVDVDRRWCLVHATHAEPDEVTAMARSGAVAGLCLTTEANLGDGIFPAVDFLAQGGRMGIGSDSHVSLSVVEELRWLEYGQRLRDQRRNRLYRGDQPMVGRTLYDAALAGGAQALEQAVGELAVGKRADWLVLDGQDPYIALADGDAILNRWLFAGGDRQVRDVMVNGQWVVRQGRHAQEEESAQAFAGVLRQLLG, via the coding sequence ATGTCCGCCTACTTCGCCGAACGCGCTCTGTTGCCTACGGGCTGGGCCAGCCATGTCCGTATCGAGGTCGCCAGCGATGGCCATGTGACCCGCATCGAGCCGGGCGCTTCGGCCGAAGGCGCCGAGCGCCTGGCCGGCCCATTGCTGCCCGGCATGCCCAACCTGCACTCGCATGCCTTCCAGCGCGCCATGGCGGGGTTGGCGGAAGTCGCCGGCAACCCCAACGACAGCTTCTGGACCTGGCGCGACCTGATGTACCGCCTGGTCGGGCAGATCACCCCGGAGCAGTTGCAGGTCATCGCCCGTCAGCTGTACATCGAAATGCTCAAGGCTGGCTACACCTCGGTGGCCGAATTCCATTACGTGCATCACGACCAGGCAGGCAAGGCCTACGCCGACCCGGCCGAGCTGTCCCGCCGCATCAGCGCGGCCGCAGCCGACAGTGGCATTGGCCTGACCTTGCTGCCGGTGCTTTACAGCCATGCCGGGTTCGGCGGGCAGGCGCCGAACGACGGCCAGCGGCGCTTCATCAACACCACCGAACAATACCTGCAACTGCAGGCGCAACTGGCCCCGCTACTGGCCCCACAACCCGCCCAGCATCTGGGCCTGTGCTTCCACTCGCTGCGTGCGGTGACGCCGGGGCAGATCGCCGAAGTGCTGGCGGCCAGCGACAAGCACTGCCCGGTGCATATCCATATCGCCGAGCAGCAGAAGGAAGTGGACGACTGCCTGGCCTGGAGCGGCCTGCGCCCGCTGCAGTGGTTGTACGAGCATGTGGATGTGGACCGCCGCTGGTGCCTGGTGCATGCCACCCATGCCGAGCCGGATGAAGTCACCGCCATGGCCCGCAGTGGCGCGGTGGCGGGGTTGTGCCTGACCACCGAGGCCAACCTGGGCGACGGGATTTTCCCGGCGGTGGACTTCCTGGCCCAGGGTGGGCGCATGGGCATTGGCTCGGACAGCCATGTGTCGCTAAGCGTGGTAGAAGAACTGCGCTGGCTGGAATATGGTCAGCGGCTGCGTGACCAGCGACGCAACCGCTTGTACCGCGGCGACCAGCCGATGGTCGGGCGCACGCTGTACGACGCCGCGCTGGCGGGCGGTGCACAGGCACTGGAGCAAGCGGTCGGGGAACTGGCCGTGGGCAAGCGCGCCGACTGGCTGGTGCTGGATGGGCAGGACCCCTACATCGCCCTGGCGGATGGCGATGCCATTCTAAACCGCTGGCTGTTTGCTGGCGGGGATCGCCAGGTGCGGGATGTGATGGTGAATGGGCAATGGGTAGTGCGCCAGGGGCGGCATGCCCAGGAAGAGGAAAGCGCGCAGGCGTTTGCCGGGGTGCTGCGGCAGCTCTTGGGCTGA
- the hutC gene encoding histidine utilization repressor, which yields MGEGPAPLYARVKQMIIQQIDNGSWPPHHRVPSESELVNELGFSRMTINRALRELTADGLLVRMQGVGTFVAEPKGRSALFEVNNIADEIAARGHQHSCQVITLTEEAAGSERALALDMREGQRVFHSLIVHFENGVPVQIEDRYVNAAIAPDYLKQDFTRQTPYAYLSQVAPLTEGEHVVEAILAEPEECRLLQIERGEPCLLIRRRTWSGRQPVTAARLIHPGSRHRLEGRFSK from the coding sequence ATGGGCGAGGGCCCGGCGCCGCTGTATGCCCGGGTCAAACAGATGATCATCCAGCAGATCGACAACGGCAGCTGGCCGCCGCATCACCGGGTCCCCTCGGAGAGTGAACTGGTCAACGAGCTAGGCTTCAGCCGCATGACCATCAACCGTGCCCTGCGCGAACTCACGGCCGACGGCCTGCTGGTGCGCATGCAAGGGGTCGGCACTTTCGTAGCCGAGCCCAAGGGCCGTTCGGCGTTGTTCGAAGTCAACAACATTGCCGATGAAATTGCCGCACGCGGCCATCAGCATAGCTGCCAGGTGATCACGCTCACCGAGGAAGCAGCCGGTTCCGAGCGGGCCCTGGCCCTGGACATGCGCGAAGGCCAGCGGGTGTTCCACTCGCTGATCGTGCATTTCGAGAACGGCGTGCCGGTGCAGATCGAGGACCGCTACGTCAACGCCGCGATCGCACCCGACTACCTCAAGCAGGATTTCACCCGGCAGACGCCATATGCCTACCTGTCCCAGGTAGCGCCGCTGACCGAGGGTGAGCACGTGGTCGAAGCCATCCTGGCCGAGCCGGAAGAATGCCGCCTGCTGCAGATCGAGCGGGGCGAACCTTGCCTGCTGATTCGCCGTCGCACCTGGTCCGGTCGTCAGCCGGTAACCGCTGCACGGCTGATCCACCCCGGTTCCCGTCATCGCCTGGAAGGACGTTTCAGCAAATGA
- a CDS encoding HutD family protein, with protein MSQLQLLRAQDYPRMPWKNGGGFTEEITRDSGEGLDGFGWRLSIADIEESGGFSTFAGYQRIITVLQGDGMRLLVDGQPSRPLLPFDAFAFGGESQVSCKLLGGAIRDFNLIYAPQRYRARLQWFDGTSRLYSSASTVLLFAASSHVEVTMAGREVERLGLYDCLRLEGNDELLGLEVLGRFCLIELITR; from the coding sequence ATGAGCCAGTTGCAGTTGTTGCGCGCGCAGGATTACCCGCGCATGCCGTGGAAGAACGGTGGCGGGTTCACCGAAGAGATCACCCGCGACAGCGGCGAGGGCCTGGACGGCTTTGGCTGGCGCCTGTCGATTGCCGATATCGAAGAGTCGGGCGGCTTTTCCACCTTCGCCGGCTACCAGCGGATCATCACCGTGCTGCAGGGCGACGGCATGCGCCTGTTGGTCGATGGCCAGCCCAGCCGGCCGTTGCTGCCGTTCGATGCCTTTGCCTTCGGCGGCGAGAGCCAGGTCAGCTGCAAGCTGCTGGGAGGGGCGATCCGCGATTTCAACCTGATCTATGCACCGCAGCGGTACCGGGCGAGGTTGCAGTGGTTTGATGGCACAAGCCGGTTGTACAGCTCGGCGTCGACAGTGCTGTTGTTTGCTGCCAGCAGCCACGTGGAAGTGACCATGGCGGGGCGTGAGGTGGAGCGGTTGGGGTTGTATGACTGCTTGCGGCTGGAGGGCAACGATGAGTTGCTTGGGTTGGAGGTATTGGGGCGATTCTGCCTGATCGAACTCATTACACGTTGA